A window of Mangifera indica cultivar Alphonso chromosome 13, CATAS_Mindica_2.1, whole genome shotgun sequence contains these coding sequences:
- the LOC123194882 gene encoding potassium channel AKT1-like isoform X4: MAYLTCFAFGVSEELEKDRNYNYFWVRCCKLIFVTLFAVHCAGCFYYLIAARHHDPHRTWIGASLGDNFIEQSIWTRYVTSMYWSITTLTTVGYGDLHPVNAGEMIFDIFFMLFNLGLTAYLIGNMTNLVVHGTSRTRKFRDTIQAASSFAQRNQLPLRLQDQMLSHLCLKFRTDSEGLQQQETLDSLPKAIRSSISHYLFYSLMDKVYLFRGVSNDLLFQLVSEMKAEYFPPKEDVILQNEAPTDFYILVTGAVDLLVLKNGADQVIGEAKTGELCGEIGVLCYRPQLFTVRTKRLSQLLRLNRTTFLNIVQANVGDGTIILNNLLQHLKDLEVQDPMMEGILLETENMLARGRMDLPLSLCFAALRADDLLLHQLLKRGLDPNESDNNGRTPLHIAASKGSENCVLLLLDYGANPNCRDAEGNVPLWEAMLHGHEHVIKLLMDNGANLNSGDMGHFACTAAEQNDLELLKEIVRQGGDVTKPRNNGSTALHVAVCEDNVEIVKFLLEQGADIDKPDVHSWTPRDLADQQGHEEIKLIFQTFKEESKSQPTASTPRQSQGVHYLGRFTSEPVISALKQDGSFQSTDSPWSQSCPRHRSNNFHNSLFGIMSAAQTAEKDLLFSVNHPKHPVNNGVNSARVTISCPEKGEVAGKLVLLPASMQKLLEIGAKKFKISPAKIVSKEGAEIDDIDVIRDGDHLIFVSDGDQNSLNQGFCSNRIYS; the protein is encoded by the exons ATGGCTTATTTAACATGCTTCGCCTTTGGCGTCTCAGAAGA ATTGGAGAAAGACAGGAACTACAATTATTTTTGGGTTCGATGCTGTAAACTTATTTTT GTCACTCTGTTTGCGGTGCATTGTGCTGGATGCTTCTATTATCTTATTGCTGCACGTCACCATGATCCACACAGGACCTGGATTGGAGCATCCCTTGGAGACAACTTCATTGAACAGAGCATTTGGACTCGATATGTGACTTCAATGTACTGGTCTATCACTACACTAACAACTGTTGGGTATGGGGATTTGCATCCAGTGAATGCAGGGGAGATGATCTTTGACATCTTCTTTATGCTTTTCAACCTTGGATTGACGGCATATCTGATTGGTAACATGACCAACTTGGTTGTCCATGGAACTAGTCGAACCAGAAAATTT aGAGACACCATTCAAGCTGCTTCAAGTTTTGCTCAGAGGAACCAGTTGCCTCTTCGCCTACAAGATCAGATGCTGTCACATTTGTGTTTGAAGTTCAGGACTGATTCTGAGGGACTCCAGCAGCAAGAGACTCTTGATTCTCTTCCTAAAGCCATCCGATCAAGCATTTCGCATTATCTTTTTTACTCTCTCATGGACAAGGTGTACTTATTTCGTGGGGTTTCCAATGACTTGCTTTTCCAGCTG GTCTCAGAGATGAAAGCTGAGTATTTTCCTCCAAAAGAAGATGTCATTTTGCAAAACGAAGCACCAACAGACTTCTACATCCTTGTCACTGGGGCTGTG GATCTATTGGTTCTCAAAAATGGAGCTGATCAG GTTATTGGCGAGGCTAAAACTGGTGAACTTTGTGGAGAGATCGGGGTTCTTTGTTATAGGCCGCAGCTTTTTACAGTGCGGACCAAACGATTGAGCCAGCTATTACGGTTGAACCGTACAACATTCCTGAATATTGTTCAGGCTAATGTTGGTGATGGGACGATAATCTTGAATAATCTTCTCCAG CATTTAAAAGACCTCGAAGTCCAGGACCCAATGATGGAGGGAATTTTGTTGGAGACTGAGAACATGCTAGCTCGTGGGAGAATGGACCTACCTCTCAGTCTATGTTTTGCTGCACTTAGAGCTGATGATTTACTGTTGCATCAACTGTTGAAACGAGGCCTTGATCCAAATGAATCAGATAACAATGGAAGAACACCTCTG CATATAGCTGCATCAAAAGGAAGTGAGAATTGTGTGCTTCTTCTACTTGATTATGGTGCAAATCCTAACTGTAGAG ATGCGGAGGGGAATGTACCGCTATGGGAGGCAATGCTGCATGGTCATGAACATGTGATCAAACTTCTTATGGATAATGGCGCAAACCTTAATTCTGGAGATATGGGTCACTTTGCGTGTACTGCTGCTGAGCAGAATGACTTGGAATTACTAAAAGAAATTGTTCGGCAAGGAGGGGATGTCACAAAACCTAGGAACAATGGCTCCACTGCTCTCCATGTTGCAGTTTGTGAAGACAACGTTGAAATAGTCAAATTTCTTTTGGAACAAGGTGCTGACATTGACAAACCAGATGTCCATAGCTGGACCCCGAGAGACCTAGCTGATCAACAGGGACATGAAGAGATAAAACTCATCTTCCAAACTTTTAAAGAGGAGAGTAAAAGTCAACCTACTGCATCAACTCCTAGGCAGTCGCAGGGAGTTCACTACCTTGGGAGGTTTACAAGTGAGCCAGTTATTAGTGCTTTAAAACAAGATGGCTCGTTCCAATCTACAGATTCACCATGGAGCCAAAGTTGTCCACGGCACAGGAGTAATAACTTCCACAATTCACTATTCGGAATAATGTCAGCTGCTCAGACTGCGGAAAAAGACTTACTGTTTTCAGTTAATCATCCTAAACATCCCGTGAATAATGGTGTTAATTCTGCTAGAGTGACAATTAGTTGTCCGGAGAAGGGAGAAGTCGCAGGAAAGCTTGTGTTGCTTCCAGCAAGCATGCAAAAACTACTTGAAATTGGtgctaaaaaatttaagatCTCACCAGCTAAAATTGTAAGTAAAGAAGGAGCTGAAATTGATGATATAGATGTTATTAGAGACGGTGACCATCTTATTTTTGTCAGCGATGGTGACCAAAACTCCTTGAACCAGGGGTTTTGTAGTAATCGAATATACAGTTAA
- the LOC123194882 gene encoding potassium channel AKT1-like isoform X1, translated as MASQRNKGMFRVSVCGQEQIEQLSRDGSHYSLSTGVLPSLGARSNRRVKLRRFVVSPYDRRYRVWETFLVLLVIYTAWVSPFEFGFLRRPEKPLSIIDNIVNGFFAMDIVLTFFVAYLDKATYLLVDSRKKIAWKYTSSWFLFDVISTLPSELALKISPKKLQSYGLFNMLRLWRLRRVSALFSRLEKDRNYNYFWVRCCKLIFVTLFAVHCAGCFYYLIAARHHDPHRTWIGASLGDNFIEQSIWTRYVTSMYWSITTLTTVGYGDLHPVNAGEMIFDIFFMLFNLGLTAYLIGNMTNLVVHGTSRTRKFRDTIQAASSFAQRNQLPLRLQDQMLSHLCLKFRTDSEGLQQQETLDSLPKAIRSSISHYLFYSLMDKVYLFRGVSNDLLFQLVSEMKAEYFPPKEDVILQNEAPTDFYILVTGAVDLLVLKNGADQVIGEAKTGELCGEIGVLCYRPQLFTVRTKRLSQLLRLNRTTFLNIVQANVGDGTIILNNLLQHLKDLEVQDPMMEGILLETENMLARGRMDLPLSLCFAALRADDLLLHQLLKRGLDPNESDNNGRTPLHIAASKGSENCVLLLLDYGANPNCRDAEGNVPLWEAMLHGHEHVIKLLMDNGANLNSGDMGHFACTAAEQNDLELLKEIVRQGGDVTKPRNNGSTALHVAVCEDNVEIVKFLLEQGADIDKPDVHSWTPRDLADQQGHEEIKLIFQTFKEESKSQPTASTPRQSQGVHYLGRFTSEPVISALKQDGSFQSTDSPWSQSCPRHRSNNFHNSLFGIMSAAQTAEKDLLFSVNHPKHPVNNGVNSARVTISCPEKGEVAGKLVLLPASMQKLLEIGAKKFKISPAKIVSKEGAEIDDIDVIRDGDHLIFVSDGDQNSLNQGFCSNRIYS; from the exons ATGGCGAGCCAAAGAAACAAAGGTATGTTTAGAGTTTCAGTCTGTGGTCAAGAACAGATTGAGCAGTTGTCGAGAGATGGAAGCCATTACAGTCTTTCAACCGGAGTTCTTCCGTCGCTTGGAGCAAGAAGTAACCGGCGAGTCAAGCTCAGAAGATTCGTTGTTTCGCCTTATGATCGTCGTTACAg GGTTTGGGAGACTTTTCTTGTCCTTCTGGTTATCTACACTGCTTGGGTGTCGCCATTTGAATTTGGATTCCTTAGAAGGCCAGAGAAACCGCTTTCCATTATTGATAACATTGTTAATGGATTCTTTGCCATGGATATTGTTCTCACTTTCTTCGTAGCTTACCTGGACAAAGCTACGTACCTACTTGTTGATAGTCGAAAGAAGATTGCTTGGAAATATACAAGTTCCTGGTTTCTCTTTGATGTCATTTCCACATTGCCATCTGAACTTGCTCTGAAAATTTCTCCTAAGAAGCTCCAGTCATATGGCTTATTTAACATGCTTCGCCTTTGGCGTCTCAGAAGAGTTAGTGCTTTATTTTCCCG ATTGGAGAAAGACAGGAACTACAATTATTTTTGGGTTCGATGCTGTAAACTTATTTTT GTCACTCTGTTTGCGGTGCATTGTGCTGGATGCTTCTATTATCTTATTGCTGCACGTCACCATGATCCACACAGGACCTGGATTGGAGCATCCCTTGGAGACAACTTCATTGAACAGAGCATTTGGACTCGATATGTGACTTCAATGTACTGGTCTATCACTACACTAACAACTGTTGGGTATGGGGATTTGCATCCAGTGAATGCAGGGGAGATGATCTTTGACATCTTCTTTATGCTTTTCAACCTTGGATTGACGGCATATCTGATTGGTAACATGACCAACTTGGTTGTCCATGGAACTAGTCGAACCAGAAAATTT aGAGACACCATTCAAGCTGCTTCAAGTTTTGCTCAGAGGAACCAGTTGCCTCTTCGCCTACAAGATCAGATGCTGTCACATTTGTGTTTGAAGTTCAGGACTGATTCTGAGGGACTCCAGCAGCAAGAGACTCTTGATTCTCTTCCTAAAGCCATCCGATCAAGCATTTCGCATTATCTTTTTTACTCTCTCATGGACAAGGTGTACTTATTTCGTGGGGTTTCCAATGACTTGCTTTTCCAGCTG GTCTCAGAGATGAAAGCTGAGTATTTTCCTCCAAAAGAAGATGTCATTTTGCAAAACGAAGCACCAACAGACTTCTACATCCTTGTCACTGGGGCTGTG GATCTATTGGTTCTCAAAAATGGAGCTGATCAG GTTATTGGCGAGGCTAAAACTGGTGAACTTTGTGGAGAGATCGGGGTTCTTTGTTATAGGCCGCAGCTTTTTACAGTGCGGACCAAACGATTGAGCCAGCTATTACGGTTGAACCGTACAACATTCCTGAATATTGTTCAGGCTAATGTTGGTGATGGGACGATAATCTTGAATAATCTTCTCCAG CATTTAAAAGACCTCGAAGTCCAGGACCCAATGATGGAGGGAATTTTGTTGGAGACTGAGAACATGCTAGCTCGTGGGAGAATGGACCTACCTCTCAGTCTATGTTTTGCTGCACTTAGAGCTGATGATTTACTGTTGCATCAACTGTTGAAACGAGGCCTTGATCCAAATGAATCAGATAACAATGGAAGAACACCTCTG CATATAGCTGCATCAAAAGGAAGTGAGAATTGTGTGCTTCTTCTACTTGATTATGGTGCAAATCCTAACTGTAGAG ATGCGGAGGGGAATGTACCGCTATGGGAGGCAATGCTGCATGGTCATGAACATGTGATCAAACTTCTTATGGATAATGGCGCAAACCTTAATTCTGGAGATATGGGTCACTTTGCGTGTACTGCTGCTGAGCAGAATGACTTGGAATTACTAAAAGAAATTGTTCGGCAAGGAGGGGATGTCACAAAACCTAGGAACAATGGCTCCACTGCTCTCCATGTTGCAGTTTGTGAAGACAACGTTGAAATAGTCAAATTTCTTTTGGAACAAGGTGCTGACATTGACAAACCAGATGTCCATAGCTGGACCCCGAGAGACCTAGCTGATCAACAGGGACATGAAGAGATAAAACTCATCTTCCAAACTTTTAAAGAGGAGAGTAAAAGTCAACCTACTGCATCAACTCCTAGGCAGTCGCAGGGAGTTCACTACCTTGGGAGGTTTACAAGTGAGCCAGTTATTAGTGCTTTAAAACAAGATGGCTCGTTCCAATCTACAGATTCACCATGGAGCCAAAGTTGTCCACGGCACAGGAGTAATAACTTCCACAATTCACTATTCGGAATAATGTCAGCTGCTCAGACTGCGGAAAAAGACTTACTGTTTTCAGTTAATCATCCTAAACATCCCGTGAATAATGGTGTTAATTCTGCTAGAGTGACAATTAGTTGTCCGGAGAAGGGAGAAGTCGCAGGAAAGCTTGTGTTGCTTCCAGCAAGCATGCAAAAACTACTTGAAATTGGtgctaaaaaatttaagatCTCACCAGCTAAAATTGTAAGTAAAGAAGGAGCTGAAATTGATGATATAGATGTTATTAGAGACGGTGACCATCTTATTTTTGTCAGCGATGGTGACCAAAACTCCTTGAACCAGGGGTTTTGTAGTAATCGAATATACAGTTAA
- the LOC123194305 gene encoding uncharacterized protein LOC123194305, with the protein MATNLLSFRPAGIQVCASSAPRKPDSSKPRSPSSNWWTPLFGWSSEPDYIDSNCKPNQSEADPEMKPTKASRFTPGCFTEEKAKQLRMMTKDTCFHDVMYHSAIASRLASDFKFQSESES; encoded by the coding sequence ATGGCGACCAATCTCCTTTCTTTCAGGCCTGCAGGAATCCAAGTCTGCGCATCATCGGCTCCCCGGAAACCCGATTCCAGCAAACCGAGGAGTCCTTCCTCCAACTGGTGGACTCCGCTCTTCGGCTGGTCCTCCGAACCTGACTACATTGACTCCAACTGTAAACCAAATCAGTCGGAGGCTGATCCTGAGATGAAGCCTACTAAAGCTTCTCGGTTCACGCCGGGTTGCTTCACTGAGGAGAAGGCAAAGCAGCTCCGGATGATGACGAAGGATACCTGCTTTCATGACGTCATGTATCACTCAGCCATCGCCTCTCGCCTCGCTTCGGATTTCAAGTTTCAATCGGAATCGGAAAGTTGA
- the LOC123194882 gene encoding potassium channel AKT1-like isoform X2: MAYLTCFAFGVSEELVLYFPGTKELALSFNLSYWRKTGTTIIFGFDAVTLFAVHCAGCFYYLIAARHHDPHRTWIGASLGDNFIEQSIWTRYVTSMYWSITTLTTVGYGDLHPVNAGEMIFDIFFMLFNLGLTAYLIGNMTNLVVHGTSRTRKFRDTIQAASSFAQRNQLPLRLQDQMLSHLCLKFRTDSEGLQQQETLDSLPKAIRSSISHYLFYSLMDKVYLFRGVSNDLLFQLVSEMKAEYFPPKEDVILQNEAPTDFYILVTGAVDLLVLKNGADQVIGEAKTGELCGEIGVLCYRPQLFTVRTKRLSQLLRLNRTTFLNIVQANVGDGTIILNNLLQHLKDLEVQDPMMEGILLETENMLARGRMDLPLSLCFAALRADDLLLHQLLKRGLDPNESDNNGRTPLHIAASKGSENCVLLLLDYGANPNCRDAEGNVPLWEAMLHGHEHVIKLLMDNGANLNSGDMGHFACTAAEQNDLELLKEIVRQGGDVTKPRNNGSTALHVAVCEDNVEIVKFLLEQGADIDKPDVHSWTPRDLADQQGHEEIKLIFQTFKEESKSQPTASTPRQSQGVHYLGRFTSEPVISALKQDGSFQSTDSPWSQSCPRHRSNNFHNSLFGIMSAAQTAEKDLLFSVNHPKHPVNNGVNSARVTISCPEKGEVAGKLVLLPASMQKLLEIGAKKFKISPAKIVSKEGAEIDDIDVIRDGDHLIFVSDGDQNSLNQGFCSNRIYS, encoded by the exons ATGGCTTATTTAACATGCTTCGCCTTTGGCGTCTCAGAAGAGTTAGTGCTTTATTTTCCCGGTACAAAAGAACTAGCTCTTAGCTTTAACCTAAGTt ATTGGAGAAAGACAGGAACTACAATTATTTTTGGGTTCGATGCT GTCACTCTGTTTGCGGTGCATTGTGCTGGATGCTTCTATTATCTTATTGCTGCACGTCACCATGATCCACACAGGACCTGGATTGGAGCATCCCTTGGAGACAACTTCATTGAACAGAGCATTTGGACTCGATATGTGACTTCAATGTACTGGTCTATCACTACACTAACAACTGTTGGGTATGGGGATTTGCATCCAGTGAATGCAGGGGAGATGATCTTTGACATCTTCTTTATGCTTTTCAACCTTGGATTGACGGCATATCTGATTGGTAACATGACCAACTTGGTTGTCCATGGAACTAGTCGAACCAGAAAATTT aGAGACACCATTCAAGCTGCTTCAAGTTTTGCTCAGAGGAACCAGTTGCCTCTTCGCCTACAAGATCAGATGCTGTCACATTTGTGTTTGAAGTTCAGGACTGATTCTGAGGGACTCCAGCAGCAAGAGACTCTTGATTCTCTTCCTAAAGCCATCCGATCAAGCATTTCGCATTATCTTTTTTACTCTCTCATGGACAAGGTGTACTTATTTCGTGGGGTTTCCAATGACTTGCTTTTCCAGCTG GTCTCAGAGATGAAAGCTGAGTATTTTCCTCCAAAAGAAGATGTCATTTTGCAAAACGAAGCACCAACAGACTTCTACATCCTTGTCACTGGGGCTGTG GATCTATTGGTTCTCAAAAATGGAGCTGATCAG GTTATTGGCGAGGCTAAAACTGGTGAACTTTGTGGAGAGATCGGGGTTCTTTGTTATAGGCCGCAGCTTTTTACAGTGCGGACCAAACGATTGAGCCAGCTATTACGGTTGAACCGTACAACATTCCTGAATATTGTTCAGGCTAATGTTGGTGATGGGACGATAATCTTGAATAATCTTCTCCAG CATTTAAAAGACCTCGAAGTCCAGGACCCAATGATGGAGGGAATTTTGTTGGAGACTGAGAACATGCTAGCTCGTGGGAGAATGGACCTACCTCTCAGTCTATGTTTTGCTGCACTTAGAGCTGATGATTTACTGTTGCATCAACTGTTGAAACGAGGCCTTGATCCAAATGAATCAGATAACAATGGAAGAACACCTCTG CATATAGCTGCATCAAAAGGAAGTGAGAATTGTGTGCTTCTTCTACTTGATTATGGTGCAAATCCTAACTGTAGAG ATGCGGAGGGGAATGTACCGCTATGGGAGGCAATGCTGCATGGTCATGAACATGTGATCAAACTTCTTATGGATAATGGCGCAAACCTTAATTCTGGAGATATGGGTCACTTTGCGTGTACTGCTGCTGAGCAGAATGACTTGGAATTACTAAAAGAAATTGTTCGGCAAGGAGGGGATGTCACAAAACCTAGGAACAATGGCTCCACTGCTCTCCATGTTGCAGTTTGTGAAGACAACGTTGAAATAGTCAAATTTCTTTTGGAACAAGGTGCTGACATTGACAAACCAGATGTCCATAGCTGGACCCCGAGAGACCTAGCTGATCAACAGGGACATGAAGAGATAAAACTCATCTTCCAAACTTTTAAAGAGGAGAGTAAAAGTCAACCTACTGCATCAACTCCTAGGCAGTCGCAGGGAGTTCACTACCTTGGGAGGTTTACAAGTGAGCCAGTTATTAGTGCTTTAAAACAAGATGGCTCGTTCCAATCTACAGATTCACCATGGAGCCAAAGTTGTCCACGGCACAGGAGTAATAACTTCCACAATTCACTATTCGGAATAATGTCAGCTGCTCAGACTGCGGAAAAAGACTTACTGTTTTCAGTTAATCATCCTAAACATCCCGTGAATAATGGTGTTAATTCTGCTAGAGTGACAATTAGTTGTCCGGAGAAGGGAGAAGTCGCAGGAAAGCTTGTGTTGCTTCCAGCAAGCATGCAAAAACTACTTGAAATTGGtgctaaaaaatttaagatCTCACCAGCTAAAATTGTAAGTAAAGAAGGAGCTGAAATTGATGATATAGATGTTATTAGAGACGGTGACCATCTTATTTTTGTCAGCGATGGTGACCAAAACTCCTTGAACCAGGGGTTTTGTAGTAATCGAATATACAGTTAA
- the LOC123194882 gene encoding potassium channel AKT1-like isoform X3, whose protein sequence is MAYLTCFAFGVSEELVLYFPDWRKTGTTIIFGFDAVTLFAVHCAGCFYYLIAARHHDPHRTWIGASLGDNFIEQSIWTRYVTSMYWSITTLTTVGYGDLHPVNAGEMIFDIFFMLFNLGLTAYLIGNMTNLVVHGTSRTRKFRDTIQAASSFAQRNQLPLRLQDQMLSHLCLKFRTDSEGLQQQETLDSLPKAIRSSISHYLFYSLMDKVYLFRGVSNDLLFQLVSEMKAEYFPPKEDVILQNEAPTDFYILVTGAVDLLVLKNGADQVIGEAKTGELCGEIGVLCYRPQLFTVRTKRLSQLLRLNRTTFLNIVQANVGDGTIILNNLLQHLKDLEVQDPMMEGILLETENMLARGRMDLPLSLCFAALRADDLLLHQLLKRGLDPNESDNNGRTPLHIAASKGSENCVLLLLDYGANPNCRDAEGNVPLWEAMLHGHEHVIKLLMDNGANLNSGDMGHFACTAAEQNDLELLKEIVRQGGDVTKPRNNGSTALHVAVCEDNVEIVKFLLEQGADIDKPDVHSWTPRDLADQQGHEEIKLIFQTFKEESKSQPTASTPRQSQGVHYLGRFTSEPVISALKQDGSFQSTDSPWSQSCPRHRSNNFHNSLFGIMSAAQTAEKDLLFSVNHPKHPVNNGVNSARVTISCPEKGEVAGKLVLLPASMQKLLEIGAKKFKISPAKIVSKEGAEIDDIDVIRDGDHLIFVSDGDQNSLNQGFCSNRIYS, encoded by the exons ATGGCTTATTTAACATGCTTCGCCTTTGGCGTCTCAGAAGAGTTAGTGCTTTATTTTCCCG ATTGGAGAAAGACAGGAACTACAATTATTTTTGGGTTCGATGCT GTCACTCTGTTTGCGGTGCATTGTGCTGGATGCTTCTATTATCTTATTGCTGCACGTCACCATGATCCACACAGGACCTGGATTGGAGCATCCCTTGGAGACAACTTCATTGAACAGAGCATTTGGACTCGATATGTGACTTCAATGTACTGGTCTATCACTACACTAACAACTGTTGGGTATGGGGATTTGCATCCAGTGAATGCAGGGGAGATGATCTTTGACATCTTCTTTATGCTTTTCAACCTTGGATTGACGGCATATCTGATTGGTAACATGACCAACTTGGTTGTCCATGGAACTAGTCGAACCAGAAAATTT aGAGACACCATTCAAGCTGCTTCAAGTTTTGCTCAGAGGAACCAGTTGCCTCTTCGCCTACAAGATCAGATGCTGTCACATTTGTGTTTGAAGTTCAGGACTGATTCTGAGGGACTCCAGCAGCAAGAGACTCTTGATTCTCTTCCTAAAGCCATCCGATCAAGCATTTCGCATTATCTTTTTTACTCTCTCATGGACAAGGTGTACTTATTTCGTGGGGTTTCCAATGACTTGCTTTTCCAGCTG GTCTCAGAGATGAAAGCTGAGTATTTTCCTCCAAAAGAAGATGTCATTTTGCAAAACGAAGCACCAACAGACTTCTACATCCTTGTCACTGGGGCTGTG GATCTATTGGTTCTCAAAAATGGAGCTGATCAG GTTATTGGCGAGGCTAAAACTGGTGAACTTTGTGGAGAGATCGGGGTTCTTTGTTATAGGCCGCAGCTTTTTACAGTGCGGACCAAACGATTGAGCCAGCTATTACGGTTGAACCGTACAACATTCCTGAATATTGTTCAGGCTAATGTTGGTGATGGGACGATAATCTTGAATAATCTTCTCCAG CATTTAAAAGACCTCGAAGTCCAGGACCCAATGATGGAGGGAATTTTGTTGGAGACTGAGAACATGCTAGCTCGTGGGAGAATGGACCTACCTCTCAGTCTATGTTTTGCTGCACTTAGAGCTGATGATTTACTGTTGCATCAACTGTTGAAACGAGGCCTTGATCCAAATGAATCAGATAACAATGGAAGAACACCTCTG CATATAGCTGCATCAAAAGGAAGTGAGAATTGTGTGCTTCTTCTACTTGATTATGGTGCAAATCCTAACTGTAGAG ATGCGGAGGGGAATGTACCGCTATGGGAGGCAATGCTGCATGGTCATGAACATGTGATCAAACTTCTTATGGATAATGGCGCAAACCTTAATTCTGGAGATATGGGTCACTTTGCGTGTACTGCTGCTGAGCAGAATGACTTGGAATTACTAAAAGAAATTGTTCGGCAAGGAGGGGATGTCACAAAACCTAGGAACAATGGCTCCACTGCTCTCCATGTTGCAGTTTGTGAAGACAACGTTGAAATAGTCAAATTTCTTTTGGAACAAGGTGCTGACATTGACAAACCAGATGTCCATAGCTGGACCCCGAGAGACCTAGCTGATCAACAGGGACATGAAGAGATAAAACTCATCTTCCAAACTTTTAAAGAGGAGAGTAAAAGTCAACCTACTGCATCAACTCCTAGGCAGTCGCAGGGAGTTCACTACCTTGGGAGGTTTACAAGTGAGCCAGTTATTAGTGCTTTAAAACAAGATGGCTCGTTCCAATCTACAGATTCACCATGGAGCCAAAGTTGTCCACGGCACAGGAGTAATAACTTCCACAATTCACTATTCGGAATAATGTCAGCTGCTCAGACTGCGGAAAAAGACTTACTGTTTTCAGTTAATCATCCTAAACATCCCGTGAATAATGGTGTTAATTCTGCTAGAGTGACAATTAGTTGTCCGGAGAAGGGAGAAGTCGCAGGAAAGCTTGTGTTGCTTCCAGCAAGCATGCAAAAACTACTTGAAATTGGtgctaaaaaatttaagatCTCACCAGCTAAAATTGTAAGTAAAGAAGGAGCTGAAATTGATGATATAGATGTTATTAGAGACGGTGACCATCTTATTTTTGTCAGCGATGGTGACCAAAACTCCTTGAACCAGGGGTTTTGTAGTAATCGAATATACAGTTAA